A genomic window from Nicotiana sylvestris chromosome 11, ASM39365v2, whole genome shotgun sequence includes:
- the LOC104217514 gene encoding uncharacterized protein: MAEISEAEGNREVPICPSIPSGEQTVWADASSLLHLACNDLRDGELMHGENFNLFAAMSALEIMDPKMDSGMVRTYYSVDEAIEYGAAPIPLSFDKTVDVQRTIDVMDHLLACEATWHKGCSLAQTVFSCLYLLRPDITSSHALLHSYCNVIRATCNAVVSTVSDTRTNEEEDLFTMTHGLPLKADGDDKCLTMLHAVEETIARQLRACKSTLSRKRVTEDIEPLQNNPDLEEGFCKALLCRLRFRKHLYHVVTNMKRPQGRGLELAKKHIACCFQELDSMSESVEFLRSTVAQGTLEDGTENETTASGCQPIGFDSTLNSRLSAPTPPRAIETISWKKAVEYFQKLLHELEIICSYNLDPVFEGVLRFVVEFQKFQPELVARAHLQHLLIQDAKLYGRDPVFAVICKASLLPEVAKNHDIQKNETLVQLGQLLITLLRVLCTNISWQRRKLGKILQDWRIIHVQLELAFRKEFGDILTTSSNENICMKICRHILIWVEEQTYWIASRFLMLGFELDLYSAGEYCMVYWYMYIILIKLAEKTHMRTMTNNEISKRKGKKKRDFVKDGGKDYQLPPSIMFLQCHVYLAEGLTMMLAALRNERQVYLSTGPFNSEHERFVQHFELLLKACMPDHVSYYSFQETTAHARLSNLSMYNCFKEAQRSAKDLRSSFSNDPDKMSELRRIEQVAEHNSVALGLISRLGTLDPSLKVQFEFSHHPFFATAVVKRS, encoded by the exons atgGCTGAAATTTCTGAAGCCGAAGGAAATAGAGAAGTACCAATTTGCCCTTCAATCCCTTCTGGTGAACAAACTGTTTGGGCTGATGCTTCCTCCCTTCTACACCTCGCCTGCAATG ATCTTCGAGATGGAGAGCTCATGCACGGGGAGAATTTTAATCTTTTTGCTGCCATGTCTGCGTTAGAG ATAATGGACCCAAAGATGGATTCAGGCATGGTTCGTACATACTATTCAGTAGATGAAGCTATTGAGTATGGTGCTGCTCCTATTCCTTTGAGTTTTGACAAAACAGTTGATGTTCAACGTACCATTGATGTTATGGATCATCTTCTTGCTTGTGAG GCAACATGGCATAAGGGTTGTTCACTGGCTCAAACTGTTTTTTCTTGCTTATACCTTTTGAGGCCTGATATAACGTCATCCCATGCGCTACTACATTCATATTGCAACGTCATTCGTGCAACCTGCAATGCGGTTGTTTCCACAGTCTCAGATACACGTACAAATGAA GAAGAAGATCTCTTCACTATGACACACGGCCTTCCTCTAAAGGCGGATGGAGATGACAAATGTTTGACGATGCTTCATGCAGTTGAAGAAACAATTGCTCGTCAACTACGGGCTTGTAAATCTACATTGTCTAGGAAGAGAGTTACAGAAG ATATAGAACCATTACAAAATAACCCTGATTTGGAGGAAGGATTCTGCAAAGCTTTGTTATGCCGATTACGTTTTCGTAAG CACTTGTACCATGTTGTGACAAATATGAAGAGACCACAAGGCAGAGGCTTGGAATTGGCAAAGAAACATATTGCTTGTTGCTTTCAAGAGTTGGATTCTATGAGTGAATCAGTAGAATTCTTGAGGTCTACGGTTGCACAAGGAACACTGGAAGATGGAACAGAAAATGAAACAACTGCTTCAGGTTGTCAACCTATCGGGTTTGATTCTACTTTGAACAGTAGATTGTCAGCTCCAACTCCACCTCGTGCTATCGAGACAATTAGCTGGAAGAAG GCAGTTGAATATTTCCAAAAGCTTCTTCATGAGCTAGAGATCATATGTTCCTACAATCTGGATCCAGTCTTTGAAGGTGTTTTACGATTTGTGGTtgaatttcaaaagtttcaacCGGAATTGGTTGCTAGAGCTCATCTCCAG CATTTGCTGATTCAAGATGCAAAGCTCTATGGGCGTGATCCTGTCTTTGCTGTGATTTGTAAAGCTTCTTTGTTACCTGAGGTGGCGAAGAACCATGATATTCAGAAGAATGAAACTCTTGTACAACTTGGGCAG TTATTGATCACTTTGCTTCGAGTTCTGTGTACAAATATTTCCTGGCAAAGGCGTAAACTTGGAAAGATTTTGCAAGATTGGCGCATCATACACGTACAG CTGGAACTGGCTTTTAGGAAAGAGTTTGGAGATATCTTGACCACTTCAAGTAACGAG AATATTTGCATGAAGATATGCAGACATATTCTCATATGGGTGGAGGAGCAAACATACTGGATAGCTTCCCGTTTCCTGATGTTGGGCTTTGAATTAGACTTGTATTCCGCTGGTGAATATTGTATGGTCTACTGGTACATGTATATAATCCTGATCAAGCTTGCGGAGAAAACGCATATGCGGACGATGACAAACAATGAAATCA GTAAAAGGaaagggaagaagaaaagagattttgtaaaagatggaggaaaagaTTATCAACTCCCACCTTCAATTATGTTTCTTCAGTGCCATGTATATCTTGCTGAAGGTCTTACCATG ATGCTCGCAGCTTTAAGGAACGAACGGCAAGTCTATCTGAGTACAGGACCTTTCAACAGTGAGCATGAG AGGTTTGTCCAGCACTTTGAGTTGCTTCTAAAAGCTTGCATGCCCGATCATGTCTCCTATTATTCATTCCAGGAGACGACTGCTCATGCTCGGCTATCA AACTTATCTATGTACAACTGCTTCAAAGAAGCACAGAGAAGTGCAAAGGATCTAAGGAGCAGTTTTTCTAATGATCCAGATAAAATGTCAGAGCTTCGTCGTATAGAACAAGTTGCAGAACATAACAGTGTTGCCCTAGGTCTTATCTCCCGGCTAGGAACTCTTGACCCGTCGCTTAAGGTTCAATTTGAGTTCAGCCACCATCCCTTCTTTGCTACCGCGGTTGTGAAGAGATCTTGA
- the LOC138882197 gene encoding uncharacterized protein, which yields MHSEVNDLVSHCDYVKDLMDYLDFLYSGKGNLSRMYDVCQAFYHPSMQDRSLTTYFSEFKKVYDELNVILPFSPDVKVQQAQREQLAVMSFLSGLSPEFEGAKSQILSGTAISSLKEAFTRVLRTEKSHPGPTATIDSGALLSRVQKNRSHSNRNRSSDSRDLKQGEVECFYCHELGHTIRYCVKLQNKNKRSQYANIATSETISPSQSSSPPINTIPESGKTTKCLLSSSSKWVIDSGATDHMTGSYDEADYW from the exons ATGCACAGTGAGGTAAATGATCTAGTTTCTCATTGTGATTATGTGAAGGATCTAATGGATTATTTAGATTTTTTGTACTCTGGCAAAGGAAACTTGTCTCGCATGTATGATGTGTGCCAGGCATTTTACCATCCATCCATGCAAGATCGCTCTCTCACCACTTACTTCTCAGAGTTTAAGAAGGTGTATGATGAGCTTAATGTTATATTGCCGTTTAGTCCAGATGTGAAGGTACAACAGGCTCAGCGTGAACAACTGGCGGTCATGAGTTTCCTTTCTGGTCTTTCTCCCGAATTTGAAGGGGCCAAATCGCAGATTTTATCTGGGACTGCTATCTCTTCCTTGAAAGAGGCCTTTACAAGAGTGTTGCGTACTGAAAAGTCTCATCCAGGTCCGACAGCCACGATCGATAGTGGTGCTCTGCTTAGCCGCGTCCAAAAGAATAGGAGTCATAGTAATCGCAATCGGAGTAGCGATAGTCGAGACCTAAAGCAAGGGGAAGTTGAATGTTTTTATTGTCATGAGCTCGGTCATACCATACGTTATTGTGTGAAGCTTCAGAATAAGAACAAAAGATCTCAGTATGCCAACATCGCCACTTCCGAGACTATTTCACCATCTCAGTCATCATCTCCTCCTATCAATACTATCCCCGAGTCAGGTAAAACCACTAAGTGTCTCCTCTCTTCGTCATCCAAATGGGTCATTGATTCTGGTGCCACAGATCATATGACAG GATCTTACGACGAAGCAGATTATTGGTAA